In Capsicum annuum cultivar UCD-10X-F1 chromosome 8, UCD10Xv1.1, whole genome shotgun sequence, the genomic window CCCTCACTCCCACTAGAGTTGCGCAGCCAAATTTTTTCCCCTGGAGATTCCGCTGGACTTGGTACTTGTGCCATTGCTGCCTTATACTCATCTATATATTCTGCCGCACGTTCTGACGGTGGTTGTGACGGAGATTTCACTGGAGATTCTGACTGCGGAGCTTCTGATTCAGTCGACGGAGCATATGTGGGAGCTGCAACTGCATCCGCTGCTGGAGTAATGATCACAGGTTATTCATCACATTGTTTTATCCTGTCCGTATTTTTTAGTTCCAGAATTATTTTATCCCGCCATTTTAGTATAATGGCGCAATAAGTTATCCAtatgtgaaataaaaatatgttcTTATAGGATTACTCCTATTAACAAACTTAACTTAGTACTAATATAGTTTAATGTAAGTTTGTAAGCAATTTTCCGGCTAATACACTAGCAGTAAAGACAATAAGAATAACAACAATTTTGCCTCAATTCCAATCAAATTGGAGTGTGGCAGTTATAGTATTGATTGATGGTTTTACAAATTCAGTTGTTTCTAGTTTTGTGTACATGGATGTTTGCATATAAcagatatatgtgtatatatgtatatgtatatatacacagaTTTGGTTTTATATATAAAGATAATCTCTTTTTAAGTAGTAGTTTAGAAATCTTGTAGTTATAAGAAGCTTTTAgcaattatttctgaaaaactgTCTTAAGGCCGAGATTCATAAGAAGATTTGTCTTTACCACTTCCCAAGTCTTTGTATTCTTCGTCATCCACGGGAGAGTATTTGACGGAACCATCAGATTTTGGTGGCGATAAGGAAAATCCAGAGGTATAAGGGATACCAGTAGATGGTATCCACACATCGCCATCGAGGAATTTTGATGCTGTGAATCGTTGAATACGGTTAATaggaagttccttaacacctgaCCATTTTGCACGatttgttttggatgatccagaCCCTCTATTGTTGAATTCTGTATAGAATACTGTCTCGAAAGCAAATGTTTTGTTCCATTCCAACCATCCTTCTGGCTGAATTAGATCATCTATAGAAGATTCCATTATGATAGATCTTGAGTACTGTTTCCATGGACGACCAAGATATGCCTTGACTACCCCCTTGACCTCTTTATAAGAATCATCAGCCACAATGCTGCAGTTTTGAAAGACAAGTCCCGTTGGCTGGCGTGCGTCTGTCCTTCCTTGTGCTGTGACAATGCATTGTTGATCTTTCAGAGGCTTTCGTACTGCTATAGTGCAGTTCTGGAACACAGCAgcaccatcaccaaaaacaaagTCGATGGTGCCTCTGATTGTACAATTCCGATAAAATTGTCTATAGGTGTGGACGCAGAGCGTGTCTTGGTAGCCATCCACATGGCAATTGTAGAAGATTGATTTATCTGCTGCCACTCTCAAAGCTATGGCCTGGTGTTTATCTGGACCAGCAGAGTTCTCGAAACCAATGTCCTTAGCAATGAAATAATCTCCCATTATAGCTACAATAGTAACATTTATTCTTCTATTAATTCACAAACAAGAGAGTGCGAAACAGTTATTTATATGTAGTGTCATGAAATGAACTCCCTCTGTTCCATTTTATACAATGGTGCTTGAATGACGGGAGATTTAAGCAAGAAAAAGTGTCCGGCACATACCAATAGTATCCAGTGAGCTTAGTGTCTTATACTTGTCATGATATTTCTATGGCATCAAGAGCATGtcattaaggataaaatggaAAATTTAAAGTTGAAAGAGTTTCAAAATGTAGAAACATGTCCTTTTTTAGAGTAGACCAAAAGAGAAAGAACGTCACATAAAATGAAGCAGAGGGAGCAACTCGTATTTAAAATAACGCTAATGTATAAGTGGCAAGTTTTGTACCAAAACTTACCAACAGTTGCAGTTTGAATGGTGGGCATGCCGTCTTTGAAGTTTCGGTTTCCGGTGATTCTTGTTTTTGTCGGGCCATCCCCAACGATGACCAAATGCGTCATGAGGCTAGTAATCTCCactttctcattataaacaccCTGTTTGATGTACAGAACAAAAGTCTCGTTTCTACTAAGTGGGATATTTTTGAGAGCCTCATTGATAGTCTTGTATTTGCCTGATCCATCCTTGGCAACAACCATATCAGGTTTGATTTCCTTAGAAATGTTAACAGCAAGAAGTCTGCGCCTTCCCATATCAATCCAATCAGGTAACAACTCGATTCCATGCTCATCAAAAAGGAGACGGCGACGATTGGAGCCAGCGTTGAGGCTCGTGAAGACAGCTGAAATCTCGGTGATCATTGAAAGGGCATTGCTAGTTAGCTCCATGGAAGCATTCAGTGCCTTTTTCATTTTCTCCCCCGTCTCTCCGGTTGTTTTCTCAAAGCCATCCAAGCAAGTTTCTTGATATGTAATTGCACCACTCAGCCAAATCTTCAAATCAGCAATCCAAAGACCCAGGTCATTCAACTCAAAACTTTCGAATTTGATGAGTGTTCTATTGAGATCATTAACGGCTCGCCCTGCTAGCTTCTCACAGTTATCCAGGGCCATTTTGGCTCTTGGATCCTTCTCAAGTTTTTGCATGACTGTTGACTTGTCAATTGCTTCCTTAATTCTCTTAATTGTCGCCTGAAAGGACTTTTCGATAAGGACTTTGGGATCTGAGGAGCCATCAGCCGAGGACTCGAGGCTCTCAACACACGTCTGTTGATAATGTGTAGTTTGGCATACGGATTCAATAGCTTTTTTCGTAGTCGAGACATCTTGAGCATTATCATCCTTATCTTTCCAATTAATGGTTACAACTGCTACAACTACCATAGCCACCAAGATTAATGAACATACACCAATAATCACGAAATTCCTCTTACGATTATTTTCTGCCATGCTTGatctatatatatactatgatATAAACTACTGGATAAATTAGATTTTGTAAAGCAAATAATTGCATATATTATTGCTTCGCGTTCAATTTACCAAATTGTAACGGAGAAGGGCCGGGAGTATTTCACTTGACCCTCTcctcaaaatgtctgaaaaaagaATGAGCAAGTGAAAAAAACAAGTTATAGTTTTCCCCAAAACATTGTTCTGTTCAAGCTAAGAAGCTTAGAGGGAAACAAGCATAATGATAGAGGATTAAAGGGGAAAGTTGGTCATTTGTGTCTTATTATAGCTTCCAGAAAGCTAGGAGATTTTTGCCACCATTCATCAACTCCTGTTTCTTTTGAATGATCAATATTTATACCAAAAGTTGCGGGGATAAAACAGTGATGTTTAATTGTGGTCATGGGTACTTTCTATTAATACTTTGTATACGGCTTAAACATATTACTAGTAATACTTAACCGTAACTATAAATATCATATGAACACGTTTATTTACGCGTTTACAGGGTAAATAACCAAGAAATGAATGCATCACACAGCCAATTTGCTATTGGATTTTGTTATCAGTCATTTACTTTCCTCAAATTTGTACATGTAGTGATAACA contains:
- the LOC107839642 gene encoding pectinesterase isoform X2; the protein is MAENNRKRNFVIIGVCSLILVAMVVVAVVTINWKDKDDNAQDVSTTKKAIESVCQTTHYQQTCVESLESSADGSSDPKVLIEKSFQATIKRIKEAIDKSTVMQKLEKDPRAKMALDNCEKLAGRAVNDLNRTLIKFESFELNDLGLWIADLKIWLSGAITYQETCLDGFEKTTGETGEKMKKALNASMELTSNALSMITEISAVFTSLNAGSNRRRLLFDEHGIELLPDWIDMGRRRLLAVNISKEIKPDMVVAKDGSGKYKTINEALKNIPLSRNETFVLYIKQGVYNEKVEITSLMTHLVIVGDGPTKTRITGNRNFKDGMPTIQTATVAIMGDYFIAKDIGFENSAGPDKHQAIALRVAADKSIFYNCHVDGYQDTLCVHTYRQFYRNCTIRGTIDFVFGDGAAVFQNCTIAVRKPLKDQQCIVTAQGRTDARQPTGLVFQNCSIVADDSYKEVKGVVKAYLGRPWKQYSRSIIMESSIDDLIQPEGWLEWNKTFAFETVFYTEFNNRGSGSSKTNRAKWSGVKELPINRIQRFTASKFLDGDVWIPSTGIPYTSGFSLSPPKSDGSVKYSPVDDEEYKDLGSADAVAAPTYAPSTESEAPQSESPVKSPSQPPSERAAEYIDEYKAAMAQVPSPAESPGEKIWLRNSSGSEGSS
- the LOC107839642 gene encoding pectinesterase isoform X1, which produces MAENNRKRNFVIIGVCSLILVAMVVVAVVTINWKDKDDNAQDVSTTKKAIESVCQTTHYQQTCVESLESSADGSSDPKVLIEKSFQATIKRIKEAIDKSTVMQKLEKDPRAKMALDNCEKLAGRAVNDLNRTLIKFESFELNDLGLWIADLKIWLSGAITYQETCLDGFEKTTGETGEKMKKALNASMELTSNALSMITEISAVFTSLNAGSNRRRLLFDEHGIELLPDWIDMGRRRLLAVNISKEIKPDMVVAKDGSGKYKTINEALKNIPLSRNETFVLYIKQGVYNEKVEITSLMTHLVIVGDGPTKTRITGNRNFKDGMPTIQTATVAIMGDYFIAKDIGFENSAGPDKHQAIALRVAADKSIFYNCHVDGYQDTLCVHTYRQFYRNCTIRGTIDFVFGDGAAVFQNCTIAVRKPLKDQQCIVTAQGRTDARQPTGLVFQNCSIVADDSYKEVKGVVKAYLGRPWKQYSRSIIMESSIDDLIQPEGWLEWNKTFAFETVFYTEFNNRGSGSSKTNRAKWSGVKELPINRIQRFTASKFLDGDVWIPSTGIPYTSGFSLSPPKSDGSVKYSPVDDEEYKDLGSAADAVAAPTYAPSTESEAPQSESPVKSPSQPPSERAAEYIDEYKAAMAQVPSPAESPGEKIWLRNSSGSEGSS